Proteins encoded in a region of the Coffea eugenioides isolate CCC68of chromosome 4, Ceug_1.0, whole genome shotgun sequence genome:
- the LOC113767556 gene encoding hexokinase-1-like → MGKVAVGVAVIGAAAVCAAAALIVRHRMRCSSRWARAMAIVRELEEKCGSPEAKLKQVADAMTVEMHAGLASEGGSKLKMLISYVDNLPTGDEEGVYYALDLGGTNFRVLRVELGGKTGGIVSQEFAEASIPPELMVGTSEALFDYIAAELAKFITEEEEKYHPPPGRQRELGFTFSFPVMQNSINSGTLMRWTKGFSIDDMVGNDVVAELSKAMHRQGVDVNVSALVNDTIGTLAGGRFSNKDVAIAVIMGTGTNAAYVERAQAIPKWHGPLPNSGEMVINMEWGNFKSSHLPLTEYDHALDAESLNAGEQVFEKLISGMYLGEILRRVLLRMAEEAAFFGDEVPPKLKTPFVLRTPDMSAMHHDTSADLRVVSNKLKDIFEVSNTTLKTRRAVVELCNIIATRGARLAAAGIFGVLKKMGKDTSTGAEKTVIAMDGGLYEHYTEYRKCLENTLIELLGGDSSSSIAFEHSNDGSGIGAALLAASHSQYRNESS, encoded by the exons ATGGGAAAAGTTGCTGTGGGAGTGGCGGTGATAGGCGCCGCGGCAGTTTGCGCAGCCGCGGCGTTGATAGTGAGGCATCGGATGCGATGCTCCAGCCGGTGGGCCAGGGCTATGGCCATCGTCCGGGAGCTGGAGGAGAAGTGTGGCTCGCCCGAGGCCAAGCTTAAGCAAGTTGCCGATGCCATGACGGTGGAGATGCATGCCGGCCTTGCCTCCGAGGGTGGCAGTAAGCTGAAGATGCTCATCAGCTACGTCGACAATCTCCCTACTGG TGATGAGGAAGGAGTTTATTATGCACTGGATCTTGGAGGCACAAATTTTAGAGTTTTGCGGGTTGAATTAGGCGGGAAAACTGGTGGCATTGTCAGTCAAGAATTTGCTGAGGCATCAATACCTCCTGAATTGATGGTTGGGACTTCAGAG GCTCTTTTTGACTACATTGCAGCAGAGCTTGCAAAATTTAttactgaagaagaagaaaagtatCATCCGCCTCCTGGTAGACAGAGAGAATTGGGATTTACTTTCTCTTTTCCTGTAATGCAGAATTCTATAAATTCTGGTACCCTTATGAGGTGGACAAAGGGATTCTCAATTGATGACATG GTTGGCAATGATGTTGTCGCTGAATTGTCAAAGGCTATGCACAGACAAGGTGTTGATGTTAATGTGTCCGCTCTA GTTAATGACACAATTGGAACGCTAGCTGGAGGTAGATTTTCTAACAAGGATGTGGCTATTGCTGTAATCATGGGTACTGGGACCAATGCAGCATACGTGGAACGTGCTCAGGCAATCCCAAAGTGGCATGGTCCCCTGCCTAACTCTGGAGAGATG GTCATAAATATGGAGTGGGGGAACTTTAAGTCTTCACATCTTCCCTTAACAGAGTATGACCATGCATTAGATGCAGAAAGTTTAAATGCTGGTGAACAG GTGTTTGAAAAGCTAATTTCTGGCATGTACTTGGGAGAAATCTTGCGCAGAGTTTTACTTAGAATGGCTGAAGAAGCTGCTTTCTTTGGTGATGAGGTTCCACCTAAACTGAAGACTCCATTTGTATTAAG GACACCTGATATGTCAGCAATGCATCATGACACATCTGCTGATTTGAGGGTGGTGAGCAACAAATTGAAGGACATATTTGAG GTGTCCAATACCACCCTGAAAACAAGGAGAGCTGTGGTTGAACTCTGCAACATAATTGCTACACGTGGTGCCCGACTTGCAGCTGCTGGGATCTTCGGTGTCCTTAAGAAAATGGGAAAGGACACTTCAACAGGAGCGGAGAAGACTGTAATAGCTATGGATGGTGGATTGTACGAGCATTATACTGAATACAGGAAGTGTTTAGAGAACACTCTGATCGAATTGCTTGGAGGGGATAGTTCAAGCAGCATTGCTTTTGAGCACTCAAACGATGGTTCGGGCATTGGTGCTGCCCTTCTTGCTGCCTCACACTCCCAGTATCGAAACGAGAGCTCATAA
- the LOC113767557 gene encoding auxin-responsive protein IAA26-like — protein MEGYPGKDEGCPKLLDLIPQERQWVVKMEQDTGHGACSEEQKLELRLGPPGGPESSNLSRGCFSNSTSAGTKRGFTDTTANGNQAHVLLKPCPWSSSSANYQGKGQQLLQQQTKATPFLQLQSTSTQRPLPAEVMSKDSSQHCCSTKAVDLQNTAEKKAFSPPSAAAATTTAVPNSSTNAQKRTAPAAVVGWPPIRSFRKNIASGSHLKSTSGSQNGISGKTANEKAVEICQKGLFVKINMDGVPIGRKVDLKAYDSYEKLSSAVDELFRGLLAAQGDSSAGGIQNKGEGEKVISGLLDGSGEYTLVYEDNEGDRMLVGDVPWHMFVSTVKRLRVLKSSEIATLCRGSKQGKLSLDVSLK, from the exons ATGGAGGGATATCCTGGAAAGGATGAGGGATGTCCTAAATTACTTGATTTGATCCCACAAGAAAGACAGTGGGTTGTGAAAATGGAGCAAGATACAGGCCATGGAGCTTGTTCAGAGGAGCAGAAACTTGAGCTAAGGCTTGGTCCTCCCGGAGGACCTGAGTCTTCTAATCTCTCTCGTGGTTGCTTCTCTAACAGTACTAGTGCTGGTACAAAGAGAGGTTTTACGGATACCACTGCGAATGGAAATCAAGCCCATGTTTTATTAAAACCATGTCCATGGTCATCTTCATCAGCTAATTACCAAGGAAAAGGCCAACAACTACTGCAACAGCAAACAAAGGCTACTCCATTTCTTCAGCTTCAGTCAACTTCTACACAGCGTCCTCTGCCTGCAGAAGTTATGTCAAAGGATTCTTCACAGCACTGTTGCAGCACCAAAGCAGTAGACTTGCAGAATACCGCAGAAAAGAAGGCATTTTCACCGCCTTCTGCTGCTGCTGCCACAACTACAGCTGTGCCCAACAGCTCTACTAATGCTCAGAAAAG AACCGCTCCTGCTGCAGTTGTGGGCTGGCCTCCAATTCGTTCATTCAGGAAAAATATTGCTAGCGGCAGCCATTTGAAGTCAACTTCTGGATCACAAAATGGGATCTCTGGAAAGACTGCAAATGAAAAAGCTGTTGAAATTTGCCAGAAGGGTTTGTTCGTGAAGATCAATATGGATGGAGTTCCTATCGGAAGAAAAGTGGACCTCAAAGCATATGACAGTTATGAGAAGCTGTCCTCTGCTGTTGATGAACTTTTCAGAGGCCTTCTTGCAG CTCAAGGGGATTCCTCTGCTGGTGGAATTCAGAacaagggagagggagagaaagtGATAAGTGGTTTATTGGATGGAAGTGGAGAATATACCCTCGtatatgaagataatgaagGAGACAGGATGCTTGTTGGGGATGTTCCGTGGCA TATGTTTGTGTCTACTGTGAAGAGGCTGCGAGTCTTGAAAAGCTCTGAGATCGCAACACTCTGCC GTGGGAGCAAGCAAGGAAAGCTCTCGCTTGATGTTTCATTGAAATGA